Below is a genomic region from Flavobacterium ginsengisoli.
TCCATTACTTTAATGCTAATAGCACTTACAATTGATTTACGAACATCTGATGCTTCGAAATTTTTATTATAAAATTCACGAATGGTTTTTACAACTGCCTCACGATAAGCCGCTAAGTGCGTTCCTCCTTGAGTTGTGTTCTGACCATTTACGAAAGAGTGATATTCTTCACTGTATTGCGTTTTACTATGTGTCAGCGCAACCTCTATATCATGCTCTTTTAAGTGAATAATCGGGTATTCTAGATCTTCTTCTTTAATTGTTTCTTCTAATAAATCGCGAAGTCCATTTTCTGAATAATATTTTTCCCCATTGAAAATAATAGTCAAACCATTGTTCAAATAACAATAATTTTTGACCATTTTGATTACATATTCTAAACGAAATTTATAATTTTTAAAGATTGTTTCGTCTGGCGTAAAAATTACTTTTGTTCCCTTACGTTTCGTCGTATCGATAATATCTTCTTCCTGAACCAGATTTCCAGCTGAGAATTCTGCAGATTTTTGTTTATCATCACGAACAGATTCTACACGGAAATAATTAGATAAAGCATTAACCGCTTTCGTTCCGACACCATTCAAACCAACTGATTTTTGGAAAGCTTTAGAATCGTATTTTCCTCCGGTATTCATTTTCGAAACTACGTCGACCACTTTACCCAACGGAATTCCACGTCCATAATCACGAACAGAAACTGTTTTGTCTTTAATACTTACCTCGATAGTTTTTCCGGCACCCATAACGAACTCATCGATACAGTTGTCTAAAACTTCTTTTAAAAGAATATAAATACCATCATCTGGTGATGATCCGTCCCCTAATTTCCCGATGTACATACCCGGACGCATACGAATATGTTCCTTCCAATCGAGTGAACGAATATTATCTTCGTTGTATTGATTTTGCTCTAGCATAAATGAATTTAGGATTTTTGGCTAATTTACCATTTATCAACAAAAAATGAAAGCGTATTTCTTTTTTGTTATGAATAATAACAGTTCAAAATCTATTTAAATTGATTTTAAAATAAAATGGACATTAAAATTATAAAAAACTGCTTTTTCAGCAAAAAAATACTATTTGATTCCGAGTACTTCTTTTGCCAATGCAATCATTTCGGGCGTTCCTGTATTTTTGTTCTTTTCGTCTGAAAGTTTGACCACTCCTTGCCAATGTACATTATCGGGCTTTGTATCGGTTAGTTTTATAACCATATTCATAGCCGGAAGTCCAACATCGTTAGTGAAATTTGTTCCGATTCCGAAAGACATTTTTATTTTGTCCTGACAGAAATCGACAATCTTTTTTACCTTATCGTAATTTAAAGAATCTGAAAAAACAATAACTTTTGATTTTGGGTCGATTCCCATTTTATTATAGTGGGCAATCACTTTTTGAGCAAACTCAATTGGATCGCCACTGTCATGTCGAACACCGTCAAAAAGTTTAGAATATTTTTTATCAAATTGATTGAAGAATATTTCTGTTGTATAAGTATCTGTTAAAGCGATTCCGAGATCACCGCCATAAACCTTTGTCCAATTTTCGAGACTTATAAAATTTGCCACCTGAAAACCATATTGCGCAGCATGAAACATAAACCATTCGTGAGCATGCGTCCCTAAAGGTCTTCTATTGTTAACCATTGCAAAATGCACATTACTTGTTCCAATAAAACTGTTTCCGCCGTAGGTTCTTAAAGTTTCATTGACTAAATCATGAACATCGTAAGAATGACGTCTTCTTGTTCCAAATTCTAAAATCGAAACTCCTAATTTATTATAATTATCGATTTTCTCTTTTGTTAGCTCTTTTATGGCTTCATCATTTAAACGAATTAAATGATTTGATTTATAAAAAAGCTCCGAAATAAGCGCCATTAAAGGAACTTCCCATAAAATAGTCCTATACCAATAACCTTCTACTGTTACTGAAATTTCTGAACCTTCCTGACTAATCTCAACCTCAGACGGATCAAAACTATAACCTTGCAGAAAATCTAAATAAGTAGGATCAAGATAAGGACAATAATGGGCTAAATAACTTTTTTCTTCTTTTGTTAAATGAAGCTCAGATAATGCATCAACAGATTTTCGAAGTAAATCTGCAAATCCTTCTGGGAAGACATGTTTACCTCGATTTATAAATCCATAACGAACTTTTGCTTTTGGAAAAAGTTTAATTACAGCATGCTGCATTGTAAATTTATAGAAATCATTGTCTAAAATTGATTTCAAAAAAGTATTTTCCATAGCACTCAAGTTCTTTTCATTCCTTGCTAAGATACGCTAATTTCAGAAAACACAAAAATTGTAGATTTCTTAATTTCTACTAAACAATTTTAAAAGAAACAATGCTTTCTGTGTCTATAAAAATCGTGATGTAATCTCCGATATTTTTATCAATTAGAATTTGAAATTCTAAACTTCCGCGCTTTTCTTTCGGATTAAGAACTTTAACTGGCTGATTCTTTCTGTTTAAATAAAAAACCTGGCTTGATTTGGAAACATTTTTAATCTCGACCGTGATTTTATCGCCATTCTTAGCTTCGATTATTCCCAAATTTGGAGTTTTTATTTTATAATCGTTTTCTATGGTTTTATTATAAATTAAAGGTCCATCT
It encodes:
- the pncB gene encoding nicotinate phosphoribosyltransferase, coding for MENTFLKSILDNDFYKFTMQHAVIKLFPKAKVRYGFINRGKHVFPEGFADLLRKSVDALSELHLTKEEKSYLAHYCPYLDPTYLDFLQGYSFDPSEVEISQEGSEISVTVEGYWYRTILWEVPLMALISELFYKSNHLIRLNDEAIKELTKEKIDNYNKLGVSILEFGTRRRHSYDVHDLVNETLRTYGGNSFIGTSNVHFAMVNNRRPLGTHAHEWFMFHAAQYGFQVANFISLENWTKVYGGDLGIALTDTYTTEIFFNQFDKKYSKLFDGVRHDSGDPIEFAQKVIAHYNKMGIDPKSKVIVFSDSLNYDKVKKIVDFCQDKIKMSFGIGTNFTNDVGLPAMNMVIKLTDTKPDNVHWQGVVKLSDEKNKNTGTPEMIALAKEVLGIK